The Desulfosporosinus acidiphilus SJ4 genome has a window encoding:
- a CDS encoding carbohydrate-binding protein → MQERGSALLTSVIIVMVLLAISGIFFTTIIYQAKNESSEDKGLKAYYLAEAGIQYGIAAGLKAIADGTLAKGGTLTLPPLTPPGQSGDFKVTVTNGTTSFTVTSTGEYLEDRRVKQAEYGYGGNGGDDCQEEDLNLNYPLWDPKAVYSIANTHVTYIDDNGNKRYFYNLWYADQNEIPGRDDVWQEITIKWRSFNRYELDAVNIVCYQGKKFKVTQSNWSENQQPGLLNNPWNEITYEWRNFNVYHAAGDYVTYNSQLFRSRWYTYNQQPGLIGSPWQELTNDWANANDYNAGDIVVYNGELYRAHDNGNADFKQPGLDSSWQQLTTEWKSFNIYDPGDDNTYNDVVYNGHWYRANYYNKNKIPGTSNAWYLLSSQPADPVLLGVMISPMTASVTVGQKQTYTAKAIYSDGSTKDVTNSATWSSSNSSYATVDHNVATGLSADAVTGTIRESTPISIPIPKTVPITAIYRGKVGNGYITVNPPASNSGTGGTNGKGLLWEKETILNN, encoded by the coding sequence TTGCAAGAAAGAGGTTCAGCCCTGCTGACATCCGTAATTATCGTGATGGTTTTGCTGGCTATTTCGGGAATATTTTTCACGACCATAATCTATCAAGCTAAAAATGAATCTTCGGAAGATAAGGGGCTAAAAGCTTATTATTTGGCTGAAGCGGGCATCCAGTACGGAATAGCCGCCGGACTTAAGGCTATAGCGGATGGGACTCTGGCGAAGGGAGGGACTCTTACACTGCCGCCATTGACACCTCCCGGGCAAAGCGGTGACTTTAAGGTTACGGTCACTAACGGAACGACTTCCTTTACTGTGACAAGCACCGGCGAGTATCTTGAGGATCGAAGGGTTAAACAAGCGGAATATGGGTATGGTGGCAACGGTGGAGATGATTGTCAAGAAGAGGATCTAAACCTGAATTATCCCCTTTGGGATCCTAAGGCCGTTTATTCTATCGCAAATACGCATGTAACCTATATAGATGACAACGGTAATAAGCGATATTTTTATAATCTTTGGTATGCGGATCAGAATGAAATACCCGGAAGAGATGATGTTTGGCAGGAGATCACCATAAAATGGCGGTCATTTAATCGCTATGAGCTTGATGCTGTAAATATTGTTTGTTACCAAGGTAAGAAGTTTAAAGTGACTCAGAGCAATTGGTCCGAAAATCAACAGCCGGGACTATTAAATAATCCCTGGAACGAGATAACCTACGAGTGGCGGAATTTTAATGTTTATCATGCTGCGGGAGACTATGTAACCTATAATTCTCAGTTATTTAGATCCAGGTGGTACACCTATAATCAACAACCGGGTTTAATAGGCAGTCCTTGGCAAGAACTGACAAATGATTGGGCGAACGCTAATGATTATAACGCAGGGGATATCGTTGTTTACAATGGTGAACTTTATCGAGCCCATGATAACGGCAATGCGGACTTCAAGCAGCCCGGATTAGACAGTAGTTGGCAACAATTAACCACTGAATGGAAATCTTTCAATATTTATGACCCCGGCGACGACAACACCTATAATGACGTCGTTTACAATGGACATTGGTATAGAGCGAATTACTATAATAAAAATAAAATACCGGGGACTTCAAATGCCTGGTATTTATTATCTTCGCAACCTGCAGACCCTGTTCTTTTGGGAGTGATGATATCCCCGATGACGGCCTCTGTCACTGTAGGCCAGAAACAAACCTATACTGCGAAAGCCATTTACTCTGATGGTTCTACAAAGGATGTAACAAATTCAGCAACCTGGAGCAGTTCTAATTCTAGTTATGCGACGGTTGATCACAATGTTGCTACAGGCCTATCTGCCGATGCTGTCACAGGTACGATTCGTGAGTCTACACCTATCTCGATCCCAATACCTAAGACTGTTCCTATTACAGCCATTTATAGGGGAAAGGTAGGGAACGGATATATAACGGTTAACCCGCCGGCCTCAAATTCCGGTACCGGTGGAACGAATGGCAAAGGGCTTTTATGGGAAAAAGAAACTATTTTGAACAATTAA
- a CDS encoding PulJ/GspJ family protein translates to MMKRQGTIQNSTRGFTLLEVMIALSIFSLLLLYASQFMHSEISGYNSASKQNELEQKERIAMMQLLDELRLNCYTYFKSTSTNQGIYQYANAAAAASESQGDNDPCLIFIQTPDSEDQPPPSTKIFFEYDQSKAAGSLWYLKDEFNKYLIADDIAQINLTSDAHDERMVKINITVGGHNDSQPYELMTWARLN, encoded by the coding sequence ATGATGAAAAGGCAGGGAACAATTCAGAACAGCACCCGAGGGTTTACGCTCCTGGAAGTTATGATCGCCCTATCAATTTTTAGTTTATTGTTGCTGTATGCTTCTCAGTTCATGCACTCCGAGATATCCGGTTATAATTCCGCTTCTAAGCAAAATGAATTAGAACAAAAAGAACGGATTGCCATGATGCAGCTCTTAGATGAACTTCGGTTAAACTGCTATACCTATTTTAAATCCACCTCCACGAACCAGGGAATCTATCAATACGCCAACGCGGCCGCGGCAGCGTCCGAATCGCAGGGAGATAACGATCCTTGTTTAATCTTTATTCAGACACCCGACTCCGAAGATCAGCCGCCGCCTTCAACGAAGATATTTTTTGAATACGATCAGAGTAAAGCCGCAGGCAGCCTATGGTACTTGAAGGACGAATTCAATAAGTATCTAATTGCCGATGACATTGCACAGATCAATCTTACCTCGGACGCTCATGATGAACGTATGGTAAAAATCAATATTACGGTCGGTGGTCACAACGATTCTCAACCCTATGAATTGATGACCTGGGCTCGCTTGAATTAA
- a CDS encoding type IV pilus modification PilV family protein, which translates to MMRHKGDEGMTLLEVVFAISILLIGVTFVVKSDSAMYHYRSHDELRQRMLFYAAGQMERVLENQSIIQGNDSGSPEYSGFQVVVSSSDYSGTELAPIQGQMKVITVTVSVVPPTTHSPDPITLTTCRVEQ; encoded by the coding sequence ATGATGAGGCACAAGGGAGACGAGGGTATGACCCTCCTTGAGGTGGTTTTTGCCATCAGCATTTTGCTAATAGGTGTTACGTTTGTCGTTAAGAGTGACTCAGCGATGTATCACTATCGTTCTCACGATGAGCTTCGGCAACGGATGCTTTTTTATGCCGCCGGTCAAATGGAACGTGTGCTTGAAAATCAGTCAATTATTCAGGGAAACGACTCAGGGAGCCCTGAATACTCTGGTTTTCAGGTGGTGGTTAGTTCCAGCGATTATTCCGGAACTGAACTGGCCCCTATTCAGGGGCAGATGAAAGTTATTACGGTGACTGTTTCTGTTGTTCCCCCAACGACACACTCACCAGATCCTATCACACTAACAACTTGCAGGGTGGAACAATGA
- a CDS encoding pilus assembly FimT family protein — translation MKERGFTLIEIMLVLAVIGIIATVTLPKYQAVMDYYHLESSAQTVIGQLRYAKQLALDQRKEIYLAMDRTSVEVIDGDDKEYGGAQSLDSGVNFDASGAESQGLMINAGKAKGLPYVAYDARGFVENSPGSNGKINIVLSAVRTGSSVVIVLEIQTGNITVQW, via the coding sequence ATGAAAGAACGCGGCTTCACTCTGATTGAGATCATGTTGGTATTGGCGGTCATTGGGATAATAGCCACCGTGACTCTTCCTAAGTATCAGGCGGTGATGGATTATTATCACTTGGAGTCTTCTGCCCAGACGGTGATCGGACAGTTGAGATATGCAAAGCAGCTTGCCTTGGATCAGAGGAAAGAAATCTATCTGGCCATGGACAGAACCAGTGTTGAGGTAATTGATGGCGATGACAAGGAGTATGGAGGGGCGCAAAGCTTAGACAGTGGGGTGAACTTTGATGCTTCCGGCGCTGAAAGCCAAGGTTTAATGATTAATGCCGGTAAGGCAAAAGGCCTGCCCTATGTGGCTTATGATGCTCGGGGCTTTGTGGAAAACTCACCGGGCAGCAACGGTAAGATTAATATTGTCTTATCTGCAGTTCGAACGGGCAGTTCAGTGGTTATCGTTCTTGAGATACAAACAGGAAACATTACAGTTCAATGGTAA
- a CDS encoding type II secretion system F family protein translates to MQFRYRIINEEMRVQNGVLDAVDLETAKRQMLENHWQVISLEKVSGISRLLTISFKNKVKAESLASFCSQMAMMIRSGANLVRGLEILQAQVEDKRLQEVVGTIHRSVSRGDSLSMAMRDCPGALPELLINLVNVGEESGNLDSVLVSMAEYYERENFIRKKVTSASIYPIILTIVLIGLVMLFINFILPEITDLMKGTGQTLPIPTRMIINGADYLSHNGLYLLLMAMIIMGLIVRLFKIPKYRYVLDSSLLQVPVIGKSMKDVVIARFSRTLALFLHSSLPIVPILTSLENIVGNEVPRLAVGRAKERIIRGETMALAFGAEPFFDPLVIQMMSIGEETGRMEELMLEVANHYDKRVEIGLTRLVSLIEPLFTIIIGIFAGGLIISIALPIFNMASGVSGAR, encoded by the coding sequence ATGCAATTTCGCTATCGAATTATTAATGAAGAAATGCGCGTGCAGAACGGTGTCTTGGATGCAGTTGATCTTGAAACCGCGAAACGGCAAATGCTCGAAAATCATTGGCAGGTGATCTCCCTAGAGAAGGTATCTGGGATTAGCCGATTGCTGACAATAAGTTTTAAAAATAAAGTTAAAGCTGAATCTCTGGCCTCCTTTTGTTCGCAAATGGCAATGATGATTCGTTCGGGGGCCAATTTAGTACGCGGTCTGGAGATTCTTCAGGCCCAGGTGGAGGACAAGCGTCTTCAAGAGGTTGTGGGTACCATTCACCGCAGTGTCAGCCGCGGAGATTCATTATCCATGGCCATGAGAGACTGCCCGGGAGCTTTACCGGAGCTGCTGATTAATTTAGTCAATGTTGGTGAAGAAAGCGGGAATCTGGATTCTGTTCTTGTCAGTATGGCTGAGTATTATGAGCGAGAAAACTTTATTCGCAAAAAGGTGACCAGTGCTTCAATTTACCCTATCATACTTACGATTGTCTTAATCGGACTTGTCATGCTGTTTATCAACTTTATTCTGCCGGAAATCACCGATTTAATGAAAGGAACGGGTCAAACCCTTCCCATTCCAACTCGGATGATTATTAATGGAGCAGATTATCTTAGTCACAACGGACTTTATCTCTTGCTCATGGCAATGATTATCATGGGTTTGATTGTCCGGCTGTTCAAAATCCCAAAGTATCGTTATGTCCTGGATTCCTCGCTGCTGCAAGTACCTGTTATTGGCAAGAGCATGAAAGACGTTGTCATAGCTCGCTTCAGCAGAACTCTTGCTTTATTTTTACATTCCTCGCTGCCCATTGTTCCGATTTTAACGTCACTGGAAAACATCGTGGGTAACGAAGTACCTCGTTTGGCTGTTGGGAGAGCCAAAGAGCGAATAATCCGGGGAGAAACCATGGCCTTGGCTTTTGGGGCGGAACCGTTCTTTGATCCTTTGGTTATACAAATGATGTCCATTGGCGAAGAGACCGGACGTATGGAGGAATTAATGCTTGAAGTTGCCAATCACTACGATAAACGAGTCGAGATTGGACTTACACGCCTAGTGTCTTTAATAGAGCCGCTTTTTACCATCATCATCGGTATTTTTGCCGGTGGGTTAATTATTTCCATTGCTTTGCCGATCTTCAATATGGCAAGCGGCGTCAGCGGTGCCAGATAA
- a CDS encoding GspE/PulE family protein produces the protein MSLRQDRKRLGEILVTGGAISPTQLDEALALQKTLGLRLGEVLIKQGLVMEEEILRTMQSQLGLPSIDLNRLAVPEQVLKALPENVVRKYGVLPVELENGQLLVAMSDPTDYFALDDLRLAAGMAVKPCLAKKADILLAIDRFYGRSGAEKAAREYAKKMGVTSMAMTSTLASLNAIEGEIIDEESTPIVKFLNTIIENAVNNQASDIHIEPIEEELRVRFRIDGVLREIMLTPISMANPVVSRVKIMADLNITERRLPQDGRISYLVGEKMIDLRVSTTPTMYGEKVVLRILDKSSVILDKEALGLSGSDLNLFESLISKPSGIVLVTGPTGSGKTTTLYTVLKELNVPEKNLVTLEDPVEFNFRGVNQIQVNPKAGLTFATGLRSILRQDPDVIMVGEMRDNETAQIAVRSALTGHFVLSTIHTNDAASSIARLMDMEIEPFLISASVLGIISQRLVRRICQQCAMEYEAGPLEHTLLEIPPENRILLKKGKGCPYCNKSGYKGRIAVFEIMQLTAGHRQLIDRRATADELRAYALAHGMKPLKQAASRLVLEGVTTVDELLRVAYVNE, from the coding sequence TTGTCCCTACGACAGGATCGCAAACGTCTCGGAGAAATTCTCGTAACAGGTGGGGCAATTTCACCGACTCAACTAGATGAGGCTTTAGCTTTGCAGAAGACCTTGGGTCTTCGTCTTGGTGAAGTGTTAATTAAACAGGGTCTTGTCATGGAAGAGGAAATTCTGCGGACCATGCAAAGTCAATTGGGGCTGCCTTCCATAGATTTGAACCGCTTGGCCGTGCCGGAACAGGTGCTTAAGGCGCTCCCGGAAAACGTTGTCCGAAAATATGGCGTTTTACCTGTAGAACTAGAAAATGGACAGTTATTGGTGGCGATGAGTGATCCCACCGATTATTTTGCCTTAGATGATTTACGTTTGGCGGCAGGTATGGCTGTTAAGCCTTGTTTGGCCAAAAAGGCAGATATCCTTCTGGCCATTGATCGTTTCTATGGACGGAGCGGAGCGGAAAAGGCTGCTCGGGAATATGCCAAGAAAATGGGAGTAACGTCTATGGCGATGACCTCAACTTTGGCCTCACTAAACGCTATTGAGGGAGAAATCATAGATGAGGAATCAACTCCTATTGTCAAATTTCTCAATACAATTATCGAGAACGCAGTCAACAATCAGGCCAGTGATATCCATATTGAGCCGATTGAAGAAGAACTGAGAGTGCGTTTTCGAATTGATGGCGTGCTGCGGGAGATTATGCTTACTCCTATCAGTATGGCCAATCCGGTGGTCAGCCGGGTAAAAATTATGGCGGACCTAAACATTACGGAGCGTCGTTTACCGCAGGATGGCCGGATTTCCTATCTGGTCGGGGAGAAGATGATTGATCTTCGGGTATCCACAACACCAACCATGTATGGCGAAAAAGTTGTCCTGCGTATTTTGGACAAATCAAGTGTTATCCTGGATAAAGAAGCTCTGGGGCTTAGCGGAAGCGATTTAAACCTCTTTGAAAGTTTAATCTCCAAACCTTCCGGCATCGTCCTGGTTACCGGTCCGACGGGAAGCGGAAAAACTACGACGCTTTATACGGTTCTGAAAGAACTGAATGTCCCGGAAAAAAACCTGGTGACTCTGGAAGACCCGGTGGAGTTTAACTTTAGGGGAGTCAACCAAATTCAGGTTAACCCGAAAGCCGGACTTACCTTTGCCACAGGATTACGCTCTATCTTAAGGCAAGATCCGGATGTGATTATGGTGGGAGAGATGCGGGACAATGAGACAGCCCAAATTGCTGTGCGCTCAGCCTTAACAGGACATTTTGTGTTATCCACGATTCATACCAATGACGCTGCAAGTTCTATCGCTCGTCTTATGGATATGGAGATTGAGCCGTTTCTAATCTCTGCTTCGGTTTTGGGAATTATTTCCCAAAGATTGGTGCGGCGCATCTGCCAGCAATGTGCCATGGAGTATGAAGCGGGACCTTTAGAACATACCCTGCTTGAGATTCCCCCTGAGAACCGGATTCTCTTAAAGAAGGGAAAGGGCTGCCCCTATTGCAATAAAAGCGGCTATAAAGGAAGAATCGCGGTTTTTGAAATAATGCAGCTTACAGCTGGGCATCGTCAGCTCATTGACCGGAGAGCAACTGCGGATGAATTAAGGGCTTATGCCCTTGCTCATGGAATGAAGCCGCTTAAGCAAGCTGCATCACGGTTGGTTTTAGAAGGCGTTACCACCGTCGATGAGCTCCTGAGAGTTGCTTATGTAAACGAATAG
- a CDS encoding prepilin-type N-terminal cleavage/methylation domain-containing protein: MKKCKKGMNKLKKMIKRGNDEGFTLIELMIVIAVIGILAIVLVPKVGTVKTQARTTGLDTNLRMVQGYVQSRISDWNTTSGHDASTIASEVYNALITDPTDKMQNPFENNNIAIPSTDGVGPSVPGEVYLNTTMGSSGYVSQVNITALDSKGIVYKTITIKP; encoded by the coding sequence ATGAAAAAATGCAAGAAAGGGATGAATAAGTTGAAAAAGATGATCAAGCGCGGAAATGATGAAGGTTTTACGCTCATCGAACTTATGATTGTTATTGCGGTGATTGGGATTTTGGCCATTGTGTTGGTACCTAAAGTGGGGACGGTTAAGACTCAGGCGAGAACAACTGGTTTAGATACTAATTTAAGAATGGTGCAAGGATATGTGCAATCGAGAATAAGCGATTGGAATACTACATCTGGCCATGATGCAAGCACCATTGCAAGTGAAGTTTACAATGCTCTTATAACTGATCCCACTGACAAGATGCAAAATCCGTTTGAGAATAATAATATTGCAATACCCAGTACAGACGGAGTTGGACCATCTGTACCTGGTGAGGTGTATTTAAACACAACCATGGGTTCTAGTGGTTATGTATCTCAGGTAAATATAACGGCTTTAGATAGTAAGGGCATCGTCTATAAGACAATAACTATTAAGCCATAG
- a CDS encoding O-antigen ligase family protein, whose protein sequence is MEYQIQNNHLKKRFGLRVWLQLGIGIVLFLSPFFRGLYFNDDCFNFLIIIGIISGVTALRRFFSRESFPFSLNLMDLGFTGLALWYLVCIPSAASIGDAILAAMRILGYLSLYYASVQLLTKDAIKVGVWIFALTGALVTCVGIGSSIGLPQVAGSWGAILSSTFQYHNALGGYMLMVIPVCILLFREAKPGWQRYLAASLLYLNLLGLVASQSRGAYVLFLPVLLLVLLSFRKKDRFLLMLLALGLWGAVDNWTQIAWAGNMKSLSVLVWPCIGLMGIWFIVWLEQGIRGRVPGREIRTAGIIVILGILVLGTLPLIAPAWGEGRGSNTIVTKIQSIDPQDHNLQERFAFYHDALKMVRERPIFGFGGNGWVVAYKGYQSYLYSSKETHDEPIKILVEAGIPGLLFYSLIWLGFLRRWLKTWRERANDWNYLLGISVIGIFLHSLMDFDLSESAIFFAMVILMAVLGCDEKNEDLALSVEQETHGKKLVSQNFRYSPKFVRGVTALMILLGAALVSGSINMKEGTRQAALAADSLRAGSYIATIQESQTALNYFPFQSSVYANLAQAELAEGSADHNQGLIRLAAQHVQQATSLNSTDPTLRSAAARVYSFTGYPERAYQEAIKCQELSYLYSQGYEERAQYALDYAEQLLENGNKQEAVQVLEQVQSLPGQINTRFAQRTDQQQRMRRSGPMVAVTPRLWIYHAEALSLLGQRTLAINELEMIRFDREYGCAALLLEGIIKEQGGNKAEGSRDIHLAVQSQPQLKSSEGKLRKLIGIGLLS, encoded by the coding sequence ATGGAGTATCAAATACAGAATAATCATCTAAAAAAACGATTCGGCTTGCGGGTCTGGCTGCAGCTTGGGATAGGGATCGTTCTTTTTTTGTCCCCATTTTTTCGAGGACTTTATTTTAACGATGACTGTTTCAATTTTCTAATAATCATAGGTATCATTTCAGGAGTCACTGCTTTAAGACGTTTTTTTTCCAGAGAAAGCTTCCCCTTTTCTTTGAACTTGATGGATCTTGGATTTACAGGTTTAGCATTATGGTACTTAGTATGTATTCCTTCGGCAGCCAGTATTGGAGATGCAATATTAGCCGCAATGCGTATCCTTGGTTACCTAAGTCTATACTATGCATCAGTTCAGCTGCTCACCAAGGATGCCATTAAGGTAGGTGTTTGGATTTTTGCCCTAACAGGAGCTTTGGTGACTTGTGTCGGAATCGGCTCCAGCATTGGCCTTCCCCAGGTTGCCGGAAGTTGGGGCGCAATCCTGAGCTCAACGTTTCAATATCATAATGCGTTAGGCGGCTATATGCTGATGGTTATTCCTGTCTGCATATTGCTTTTTCGGGAAGCAAAGCCCGGATGGCAGCGATATCTGGCCGCAAGTTTATTGTATCTGAATCTTTTGGGCTTAGTTGCTTCTCAGTCTCGCGGAGCTTATGTTCTATTTTTGCCGGTGCTCTTGCTCGTTCTTTTATCGTTTCGGAAAAAGGATAGGTTCCTACTTATGCTGCTGGCTCTTGGTTTGTGGGGCGCTGTGGATAATTGGACTCAGATTGCCTGGGCGGGTAATATGAAATCTCTCTCCGTACTTGTATGGCCTTGTATCGGATTGATGGGTATATGGTTTATCGTATGGCTTGAGCAGGGAATAAGGGGACGTGTGCCGGGTAGAGAAATTAGAACTGCGGGAATCATCGTTATTTTGGGGATATTAGTCCTTGGAACACTGCCTTTAATCGCGCCCGCCTGGGGTGAAGGCAGAGGGTCCAATACCATAGTGACTAAAATCCAATCTATAGATCCCCAGGATCATAATTTACAGGAACGATTCGCGTTTTATCACGATGCTCTCAAAATGGTTAGGGAGCGGCCGATCTTTGGGTTTGGGGGAAACGGCTGGGTTGTCGCATATAAAGGTTATCAAAGTTATTTATATTCTTCGAAAGAAACTCATGACGAACCTATTAAAATCCTAGTGGAAGCGGGGATTCCCGGATTATTGTTCTACTCTCTGATCTGGCTGGGCTTTCTTAGGCGCTGGCTAAAAACATGGCGAGAGCGAGCCAATGATTGGAATTATTTGCTGGGAATTTCGGTCATCGGCATCTTCCTGCATAGTTTGATGGATTTTGATCTTTCCGAAAGTGCTATCTTTTTTGCAATGGTAATTTTGATGGCAGTGCTGGGTTGCGATGAGAAGAATGAGGATCTTGCTTTGTCAGTGGAGCAAGAGACTCACGGTAAGAAACTTGTTTCTCAGAACTTCCGTTATTCGCCGAAGTTTGTCCGCGGAGTTACGGCGCTGATGATTCTGTTGGGAGCCGCCCTGGTCTCAGGAAGTATTAATATGAAGGAAGGGACACGCCAGGCTGCTCTAGCTGCCGATTCTCTCAGGGCCGGGTCTTATATAGCCACCATTCAAGAAAGCCAAACGGCTCTGAACTATTTTCCCTTCCAGTCAAGTGTTTACGCCAATTTAGCTCAGGCAGAGCTGGCGGAAGGATCTGCAGATCACAACCAAGGCCTGATTCGTCTGGCTGCACAGCATGTCCAACAGGCCACTTCATTGAATTCTACCGATCCGACTCTGCGCAGTGCAGCGGCAAGAGTCTATTCTTTTACGGGGTATCCGGAAAGAGCTTATCAAGAAGCTATAAAATGTCAGGAACTGTCATATCTTTATTCCCAGGGATATGAAGAAAGAGCTCAATATGCCTTGGACTATGCGGAACAGCTTCTTGAGAACGGAAATAAGCAGGAAGCAGTACAAGTCCTGGAACAAGTCCAAAGCTTACCCGGCCAAATTAATACTCGTTTTGCTCAACGAACCGATCAACAGCAGCGAATGCGGCGTTCCGGGCCAATGGTGGCGGTTACGCCACGTTTATGGATTTACCATGCTGAAGCATTAAGCCTCCTGGGGCAAAGAACGTTAGCCATTAATGAACTGGAAATGATTCGTTTTGACAGGGAATACGGCTGTGCAGCCCTACTGCTTGAAGGAATCATTAAGGAACAGGGGGGGAATAAAGCGGAGGGTTCCAGAGATATTCACCTTGCCGTACAAAGTCAGCCCCAGTTAAAGAGCAGCGAAGGAAAATTAAGAAAACTAATAGGAATTGGTCTTTTAAGCTAA
- a CDS encoding type II secretion system protein, which produces MTVIKLHRDDGFTLIELMIVIAIIGILALALIPHFGEVKTAAKVTGIETNVRSVVIAISGMPSKDDISDDLNATMANMANPITNEKGVDTLDSLDQTSTKAVYVFDSEETTWDDNPNYNGAVVVYSHADHSADVFAIDENGKSIEDLQTKVER; this is translated from the coding sequence ATGACGGTGATTAAATTACATAGAGATGATGGGTTTACACTCATTGAACTTATGATAGTGATCGCGATTATTGGGATTTTGGCCTTAGCCTTAATTCCTCACTTCGGGGAGGTCAAAACAGCCGCTAAGGTAACAGGTATTGAAACGAATGTCAGATCTGTTGTAATAGCAATCTCAGGTATGCCGTCAAAGGACGATATTTCTGATGATTTAAATGCAACCATGGCCAATATGGCTAATCCTATAACTAATGAAAAAGGAGTCGACACACTTGACTCTCTCGATCAAACAAGCACCAAAGCAGTATATGTTTTCGATTCTGAAGAAACTACCTGGGATGATAACCCAAACTATAATGGAGCGGTTGTAGTCTATTCCCATGCTGACCACAGTGCTGATGTTTTTGCCATCGATGAAAACGGAAAGTCTATTGAGGATCTTCAAACAAAAGTAGAGCGCTAA